One window of Anas acuta chromosome 23, bAnaAcu1.1, whole genome shotgun sequence genomic DNA carries:
- the IL10RA gene encoding interleukin-10 receptor subunit alpha produces the protein MAPCATAALALCMALLLAWPTHGEMLPKPRAVRYDTELAYHLLRWEPGHDAPSNVSYEVEHRVYGTNSSWMAIPNCMRIQELTCDLTYYTLDPERRYFSRVRAVSGNRTSPWQRSSSFSPGEASLRLSGQSLSVLGNSIHMQLQMLFRVGNRTVRYEDIQRHARRYKVYVRRTQDNFTYELLETSSEFHIPDLVWDTEYCVSVEPEVASRASRAVRTPEQCVSIGKRHRSAELVLNIVSTTLIILFLSCFLGAVLACMYIRKSVRPPAVLKNFIKQSSLWVEQEYLSSGITDADPVQQLFLCHKEPQQPGAPSSTGTAQPPLDTGSELLAWPEGWTQLLGLAGSRDCSCTSTDSGICLHTSSSSSSSSSSSSSSSSSKLSHPEGQGYKQQLPVGNDSGMSLESSLQHPASCLVDAGHGGEPSLGPAAGQDSPQEVEFRGYLQQSKGTVEPRQEQSHGVPPSGCAGSPWGPVGTDVVLDVDCSELAVAKGYLKQSSPQPPRSHALDLAAPGTPQEPPAWDCCSQLGPQAPSLLSYGAPVISPASKASPELLKIPFDPSIFNTDLLGTLVTSSLGTNDWLTLQIDPLSVLDGGSKDSRL, from the exons ATGGCCCCCTGCGCCACCGCAGCCCTGGCCCTGTGCATGGCCCTGCTCCTCGCCTGGCCGACACACG GTGAGATGCTGCCGAAACCCAGGGCCGTACGCTATGACACGGAGCTGGCGTATCACCTGCTGCGGTGGGAGCCGGGACACGACGCCCCCAGCAATGTCAGCTACGAAGTGGAGCACAGAGT CTACGGCACCAATTCCTCCTGGATGGCCATCCCAAACTGCATGAGGATCCAGGAGCTCACCTGCGACCTCACGTACTACACCCTGGACCCCGAGCGGCGCTACTTTTCACGGGTGCGAGCCGTGTCCGGGAACCGCACGTCCCCgtggcagaggagcagctctTTCTCCCCTGGGGAAG CCAGCCTGCGTCTGTCAGGCCAGAGCCTCTCCGTGCTGGGCAACAGCATCCACATGCAGCTGCAGATGTTGTTCAGGGTGGGGAACCGCACCGTTCGCTACGAGGACATACAGAGGCACGCCAGGCGCTACAAGGTGTACGTCAGGAGGACGCAGGACAACTTCACG TACGAATTGCTGGAGACCAGCTCGGAGTTCCACATCCCCGACCTCGTCTGGGACACCGAGTACTGCGTCAGCGTGGAGCCCGAGGTGGCCAGCCGGGCCAGCCGCGCCGTGCGCACCCCCGAGCAGTGCGTCAGCATCGGCAAGAGACACA GGAGCGCAGAGCTCGTTTTGAACATCGTCAGCACCACCCTGATCATCCTCTTCCTTTCGTGCTtcctgggggctgtgctggcctgCATGTACATAAGGAAATCTGTGAGGCCGCCGGCCGTCCTG AAGAATTTCATAAAGCAGAGCTCGCTCTGGGTGGAGCAGGAGTACTTGTCCTCGGGGATCACGGACGCAGACCCCGTCCAGCAGCTGTTCCTGTGCCACAaggagccccagcagcctggcgcccccagcagcaccggcacagcccagccccccCTGGACACGGGCAGCGAGCTGCTGGCATGGCCCGAGGGCTGGacacagctcctggggctggcggggagcagggactgcagctgcaccagcacTGACAGCGGCATCTGCCTGCAcacctcctcgtcctcctcgtcctcttcttcctcctcctcctcctcttcctcctccaagCTGAGCCACCCCGAGGGCCAGGGCtacaagcagcagctgcccgtGGGCAATGACAGTGGCATGAGCCTGGagagcagcctccagcaccccGCCAGCTGCCTCGTGGATGCTGGGCACGGAGGCGAGCCCAGCCTTGGCCCCGCTGCGGGGCAGGACAGCCCGCAAGAGGTGGAGTTTCGTGGGTACCTGCAGCAGTCCAAGGGCACGGTGGAGccaaggcaggagcagagccatgGGGTGCCCCCCTCGGGATGTGCAGGATCCCCATGGGGCCCGGTTGGCACCGACGTTGTGCTGGACGTGGACTGCTCCGAGCTGGCTGTGGCCAAAGGGTACCTGAAGCAgtcctctccccagcccccccgcaGCCATGCACTGGACCTTGCAGCCCCGGGGACACCTCAGGAGCCCCCTGCCTGggactgctgcagccagctggggccCCAAGCCCCCTCTCTGCTGAGCTATGGGGCTCCAGTTATTTCCCCGGCCTCCAAAGCCAGCCCTGAACTCCTGAAGATCCCCTTCGACCCGAGCATCTTCAACACTGACCTCCTGGGGACGCTGGTCACCTCCAGCCTCGGCACCAACGACTGGCTCACGCTGCAGATCGACCCCCTGAGCGTGCTGGACGGGGGCAGCAAGGACAGCCGCCTGTGA
- the TMPRSS13 gene encoding transmembrane protease serine 13 isoform X1 — protein MEGKISPSTASPSSVPPSLHASAASSIFSIRPPQPRENVLGISFKPYSPESGPAPAPCTTCESTRSSMFRAPCMSQRRLALIFCVSVLIVLLVALILLFMFWRSQTGIVYKEPAESCKDSPVRCNGVVDCSQRSDELGCVRFGADQSLLHVYSSTENQWLPVCSSAWNESFSRKTCRQLGFQNASQTEYVPLHVAGKSLTVTNERDTIQQSLNSSQCLTGKYVSLRCTTCGQRILGRIIGGKETSVSKWPWQVSVQYGPVHICGGTIIGAQWVLTAAHCFFMNSMKILDDWKVYGGVSDLKQHTEGIPVSQVIINSNYSDDHDDYDIALMKLSRPLTLSAQVRPACLPMHGQRFQTGRSCFITGFGKTRENEENTSPKLREAEVKLIDYKICNSDKVYEGYLTPRMMCAGYLQGGKDACQGDSGGPLVCEDNGRWYVAGVTSWGTGCGQKNKPGVYTRVTKLLSWIYSKMESEND, from the exons ATGGAAGGGAAAATCTCGCCG AGCACGGCATCGCCCAGCAGCGTCCCTCCCAGCCTCCAtgcctctgcagccagcagcatctTCAGCATCCGACCTCCGCAGCCTCGAGAGAACGTCCTTGGCATTAGCTTCAAGCCCTACAGCCCAGAgtccggcccggccccggccccctgcACGACCTGTGAGAGCACAC GATCCTCGATGTTCAGAGCTCCCTGCATGAGCCAGCGGCGGCTTGCGCTCATCTTCTGCGTCTCCGTCCTCATCGTGCTGCTCGTCGCCCTCATCCTGCTGT TTATGTTCTGGCGGTCGCAGACCGGCATCGTGTACAAGGAGCCCGCTGAGAGCTGCAAGGACAGCCCCGTGCGCTGCAACGGCGTCGTCGACTGCTCGCAGAGGAGCGACGAGCTGGGCTGCG TGCGGTTCGGGGCCGACCAGTCCCTGCTCCACGTCTACTCCAGCACTGAGAACCAGTGGCTGCCGGTGTGCAGCAGCGCCTGGAACGAGTCCTTCTCCAGGAAGACCTGCCGGCAGCTGGGCTTTCAGAA TGCATCGCAGACAGAATACGTCCCCCTGCACGTCGCCGGCAAGAGCCTCACGGTGACGAACGAGCGCGACACCATCCAGCAGAGCCTCAACAG CTCCCAGTGTCTCACGGGGAAGTACGTCTCCCTGCGATGCACAA CCTGCGGGCAGCGGATTTTGGGGCGGATCATCGGAGGGAAGGAAACCTCGGTGAGCAAGTGGCCCTGGCAGGTCAGCGTGCAGTACGGGCCCGTCCACATCTGCGGCGGCACCATCATCGGCGCGCAGTGGGTGCTCACGGCCGCGCACTGCTTCTTCAT GAACAGCATGAAGATCCTGGATGACTGGAAGGTGTACGGGGGGGTCTCGGACTTGAAGCAGCACACGGAGGGCATCCCCGTCTCCCAGGTCATCATCAACTCCAACTACAGCGACGACCACGACGACTACGACATCGCTCTCATGAAGCTCTCCCGGCCGCTGACACTCTCAG CTCAGGTGCGCCCGGCCTGCCTCCCCATGCACGGCCAGCGATTCCAGACAGGCAGGTCCTGCTTCATCACCGGCTTCGGGAAGACCAGGGAGAACGAAG AAAACACCTCCCCAAAGCTGCGGGAGGCCGAGGTGAAGCTCATTGACTACAAGATCTGCAACAGCGACAAGGTGTACGAGGGCTACCTGACCCCGCGCATGATGTGCGCTGGGTACCTGCAGGGGGGGAAGGATGCGTGCCAG GGTGACAGCGGAGGGCCCCTGGTCTGCGAGGACAACGGCCGCTGGTACGTGGCCGGGGTGACGAGCTGGGGCACGGGATGTGGCCAGAAGAACAAACCGGGGGTCTACACACGTGTGACAAAGCTCCTCAGCTGGATATACAGCAAAATGGAG AGTGAGAACGACTAA
- the TMPRSS13 gene encoding transmembrane protease serine 13 isoform X2 translates to MFRAPCMSQRRLALIFCVSVLIVLLVALILLFMFWRSQTGIVYKEPAESCKDSPVRCNGVVDCSQRSDELGCVRFGADQSLLHVYSSTENQWLPVCSSAWNESFSRKTCRQLGFQNASQTEYVPLHVAGKSLTVTNERDTIQQSLNSSQCLTGKYVSLRCTTCGQRILGRIIGGKETSVSKWPWQVSVQYGPVHICGGTIIGAQWVLTAAHCFFMNSMKILDDWKVYGGVSDLKQHTEGIPVSQVIINSNYSDDHDDYDIALMKLSRPLTLSAQVRPACLPMHGQRFQTGRSCFITGFGKTRENEENTSPKLREAEVKLIDYKICNSDKVYEGYLTPRMMCAGYLQGGKDACQGDSGGPLVCEDNGRWYVAGVTSWGTGCGQKNKPGVYTRVTKLLSWIYSKMESEND, encoded by the exons ATGTTCAGAGCTCCCTGCATGAGCCAGCGGCGGCTTGCGCTCATCTTCTGCGTCTCCGTCCTCATCGTGCTGCTCGTCGCCCTCATCCTGCTGT TTATGTTCTGGCGGTCGCAGACCGGCATCGTGTACAAGGAGCCCGCTGAGAGCTGCAAGGACAGCCCCGTGCGCTGCAACGGCGTCGTCGACTGCTCGCAGAGGAGCGACGAGCTGGGCTGCG TGCGGTTCGGGGCCGACCAGTCCCTGCTCCACGTCTACTCCAGCACTGAGAACCAGTGGCTGCCGGTGTGCAGCAGCGCCTGGAACGAGTCCTTCTCCAGGAAGACCTGCCGGCAGCTGGGCTTTCAGAA TGCATCGCAGACAGAATACGTCCCCCTGCACGTCGCCGGCAAGAGCCTCACGGTGACGAACGAGCGCGACACCATCCAGCAGAGCCTCAACAG CTCCCAGTGTCTCACGGGGAAGTACGTCTCCCTGCGATGCACAA CCTGCGGGCAGCGGATTTTGGGGCGGATCATCGGAGGGAAGGAAACCTCGGTGAGCAAGTGGCCCTGGCAGGTCAGCGTGCAGTACGGGCCCGTCCACATCTGCGGCGGCACCATCATCGGCGCGCAGTGGGTGCTCACGGCCGCGCACTGCTTCTTCAT GAACAGCATGAAGATCCTGGATGACTGGAAGGTGTACGGGGGGGTCTCGGACTTGAAGCAGCACACGGAGGGCATCCCCGTCTCCCAGGTCATCATCAACTCCAACTACAGCGACGACCACGACGACTACGACATCGCTCTCATGAAGCTCTCCCGGCCGCTGACACTCTCAG CTCAGGTGCGCCCGGCCTGCCTCCCCATGCACGGCCAGCGATTCCAGACAGGCAGGTCCTGCTTCATCACCGGCTTCGGGAAGACCAGGGAGAACGAAG AAAACACCTCCCCAAAGCTGCGGGAGGCCGAGGTGAAGCTCATTGACTACAAGATCTGCAACAGCGACAAGGTGTACGAGGGCTACCTGACCCCGCGCATGATGTGCGCTGGGTACCTGCAGGGGGGGAAGGATGCGTGCCAG GGTGACAGCGGAGGGCCCCTGGTCTGCGAGGACAACGGCCGCTGGTACGTGGCCGGGGTGACGAGCTGGGGCACGGGATGTGGCCAGAAGAACAAACCGGGGGTCTACACACGTGTGACAAAGCTCCTCAGCTGGATATACAGCAAAATGGAG AGTGAGAACGACTAA